One Scophthalmus maximus strain ysfricsl-2021 chromosome 1, ASM2237912v1, whole genome shotgun sequence genomic region harbors:
- the il6r gene encoding interleukin-6 receptor subunit alpha isoform X1, whose protein sequence is MRIFLLLPCVLCATLLHGIFDGTCPRRDPPPGVLVLSPGSELVLTCKGHVMVDGVKVNIARDSSNNNRRWSSSSVAPTTTGNIMNDEHTTDSSVTEVYHIDPEAEVRTTRENRLTDTASSTTNMVQPTSAGGLLRGESHWEAEEVDGEGDYEEEEEEGGEEGSRVTRGIKSRPWWKWNGKTVGTSGNEWRKLTLERRGATLCLRSARETDSGRYTCHHRGRERFSLKVIVADPPESPRLSCYKKSPSSKIRCEWKPQRPVTGQTNCYLILNRRPLDTFLQFQCSYSSRLSRYWCALDHNEDELRKLHMAYLCVTSIAGNATSALLPFTPLNILKPDPPSNVIVAQVEGHETWMRVTWYFPTSWKPQDTYYELIYEVKYRPLESPIYHEQVARIKSQRSYKITDALPGVTYLIQLRAKEEYDGEWSDWSTPFNASSWTAQRISDDLMTTTFLESAEEGSAAEDDTPDVVPGAVVGGMEVSHPALWISGSLLLLSVVLAAYMFRYKDRLMSKLHRVSVVVRSGDSSQPPPPTPVAPEGQALVTFMPLCYNDSPPSEAGEGEEENEEEQRMTDKIEAMHFNNTSYFLTQRE, encoded by the exons ATGCGGATTTTTCTCCTGTTGCCCTGCGTCCTGTGCGCAACGCTGCTCCACGGCATTTTCGACGGAACCTGTCCAAGAAGAG ACCCTCCACCAGGTGTGTTGGTCTTATCCCCGGGCAGTGAGCTGGTTCTCACCTGCAAAGGTCATGTAATGGTTGACGGAGTAAAGGTCAATATTGCCAGAGACAGctcaaacaacaacaggagaTGGAGTTCCTCTTCAGTTGCACCCACAACCACTGGAAACATCATGAACGACGAACATACAACAGACAGTTCTGTAACTGAGGTATACCACATTGACCCCGAGGCAGAAGTTCGTACGACGAGAGAAAACAGACTCACAGATACAGCTTCCTCCACCACTAACATGGTGCAGCCGACCAGTGCTGGCGGACTGCTGAGGGGCGAATCCCACTGGGAGGCtgaagaggtggatggagagggtgactatgaggaggaggaggaggagggaggggaggaaggaagcaggGTAACAAGAGGCATTAAATCAAGGCCTTGGTGGAAGTGGAACGGGAAGACAGTGGGAACAAGCGGAAACGAGTGGAGAAAACTCAcgttggagaggagaggggccaCGCTGTGTCTGCGCtcagcgagagagacagactctGGGAGGTACACGTGTCATCACCGAGGCAGAGAGCGGTTCTCCTTAAAAGTCATTGTTGCAG ATCCTCCTGAGAGTCCACGTCTGTCCTGCTACAAAAAGTCACCCAGCAGTAAGATTCGCTGTGAGTGGAAACCTCAGAGGCCTGTGACGGGACAGACGAACTGTTACCTCATACTGAATAGAAG GCCGCTGGACACGTTCCTTCAGTTCCAGTGCTCGTACTCATCTCGGCTCTCCCGCTACTGGTGCGCTCTGGACCACAACGAGGACGAGCTCAGGAAACTTCACATGGCCTACCTGTGTGTCACGAGCATCGCAGGCAACGCCACCAGCGCCCTGCTGCCCTTCACACCTCTGAACATCT TGAAGCCGGACCCCCCGTCCAATGTGATAGTCGCGCAGGTGGAGGGACATGAGACGTGGATGAGGGTCACCTGGTACTTCCCGACCTCCTGGAAGCCTCAAGACACGTATTATGAACTGATCTATGAGGTCAAATATCGGCCTCTGGAGTCTCCAATTTATCATGAGCAG GTGGCAAGGATTAAGAGTCAGCGCTCCTACAAAATCACTGATGCATTGCCTGGTGTCACGTACCTGATACAGCTCAGGGCCAAGGAAGAATATGACGGAGAGTGGAGTGACTGGAGTACACCCTTCAATGCAAGCAGCTGGACag CTCAAAGGATCAGTGATGATCTGATGACCACGACG TTTCTAGAATCCGCAGAGGAAGGGTCTGCTGCAGAAGACGACACGCCTGATG TAGTTCCTGGAGCAGTGGTTGGTGGAATGGAGGTGTCACATCCCGCCCTGTGGATCTCTGGCTCACTTCTTCTCTTGTCAGTCGTTTTGGCGGCCTACATGTTCAG GTACAAGGACAGATTAATGTCTAAACTCCACCGTGTGAGTGTCGTCGTCCGGTCAGGTGACTCATCTCAGCCTCCACCACCCACCCCTGTTGCCCCGGAGGGCCAGGCCCTGGTGACCTTTATGCCTCTGTGTTACAATGACTCACCGCCAAGTGAAGCAGgcgaaggggaagaagaaaatgaggaagagcagaggatgACGGACAAAATAGAAGCCATGCACTTCAACAACACAAGTTATTTCTTGACCCAGAGGGAGTGA
- the il6r gene encoding interleukin-6 receptor subunit alpha isoform X2 yields the protein MRIFLLLPCVLCATLLHGIFDGTCPRRDPPPGVLVLSPGSELVLTCKGHVMVDGVKVNIARDSSNNNRRWSSSSVAPTTTGNIMNDEHTTDSSVTEVYHIDPEAEVRTTRENRLTDTASSTTNMVQPTSAGGLLRGESHWEAEEVDGEGDYEEEEEEGGEEGSRVTRGIKSRPWWKWNGKTVGTSGNEWRKLTLERRGATLCLRSARETDSGRYTCHHRGRERFSLKVIVADPPESPRLSCYKKSPSSKIRCEWKPQRPVTGQTNCYLILNRRPLDTFLQFQCSYSSRLSRYWCALDHNEDELRKLHMAYLCVTSIAGNATSALLPFTPLNILKPDPPSNVIVAQVEGHETWMRVTWYFPTSWKPQDTYYELIYEVKYRPLESPIYHEQVARIKSQRSYKITDALPGVTYLIQLRAKEEYDGEWSDWSTPFNASSWTAQRISDDLMTTTFLESAEEGSAAEDDTPDVPGAVVGGMEVSHPALWISGSLLLLSVVLAAYMFRYKDRLMSKLHRVSVVVRSGDSSQPPPPTPVAPEGQALVTFMPLCYNDSPPSEAGEGEEENEEEQRMTDKIEAMHFNNTSYFLTQRE from the exons ATGCGGATTTTTCTCCTGTTGCCCTGCGTCCTGTGCGCAACGCTGCTCCACGGCATTTTCGACGGAACCTGTCCAAGAAGAG ACCCTCCACCAGGTGTGTTGGTCTTATCCCCGGGCAGTGAGCTGGTTCTCACCTGCAAAGGTCATGTAATGGTTGACGGAGTAAAGGTCAATATTGCCAGAGACAGctcaaacaacaacaggagaTGGAGTTCCTCTTCAGTTGCACCCACAACCACTGGAAACATCATGAACGACGAACATACAACAGACAGTTCTGTAACTGAGGTATACCACATTGACCCCGAGGCAGAAGTTCGTACGACGAGAGAAAACAGACTCACAGATACAGCTTCCTCCACCACTAACATGGTGCAGCCGACCAGTGCTGGCGGACTGCTGAGGGGCGAATCCCACTGGGAGGCtgaagaggtggatggagagggtgactatgaggaggaggaggaggagggaggggaggaaggaagcaggGTAACAAGAGGCATTAAATCAAGGCCTTGGTGGAAGTGGAACGGGAAGACAGTGGGAACAAGCGGAAACGAGTGGAGAAAACTCAcgttggagaggagaggggccaCGCTGTGTCTGCGCtcagcgagagagacagactctGGGAGGTACACGTGTCATCACCGAGGCAGAGAGCGGTTCTCCTTAAAAGTCATTGTTGCAG ATCCTCCTGAGAGTCCACGTCTGTCCTGCTACAAAAAGTCACCCAGCAGTAAGATTCGCTGTGAGTGGAAACCTCAGAGGCCTGTGACGGGACAGACGAACTGTTACCTCATACTGAATAGAAG GCCGCTGGACACGTTCCTTCAGTTCCAGTGCTCGTACTCATCTCGGCTCTCCCGCTACTGGTGCGCTCTGGACCACAACGAGGACGAGCTCAGGAAACTTCACATGGCCTACCTGTGTGTCACGAGCATCGCAGGCAACGCCACCAGCGCCCTGCTGCCCTTCACACCTCTGAACATCT TGAAGCCGGACCCCCCGTCCAATGTGATAGTCGCGCAGGTGGAGGGACATGAGACGTGGATGAGGGTCACCTGGTACTTCCCGACCTCCTGGAAGCCTCAAGACACGTATTATGAACTGATCTATGAGGTCAAATATCGGCCTCTGGAGTCTCCAATTTATCATGAGCAG GTGGCAAGGATTAAGAGTCAGCGCTCCTACAAAATCACTGATGCATTGCCTGGTGTCACGTACCTGATACAGCTCAGGGCCAAGGAAGAATATGACGGAGAGTGGAGTGACTGGAGTACACCCTTCAATGCAAGCAGCTGGACag CTCAAAGGATCAGTGATGATCTGATGACCACGACG TTTCTAGAATCCGCAGAGGAAGGGTCTGCTGCAGAAGACGACACGCCTGATG TTCCTGGAGCAGTGGTTGGTGGAATGGAGGTGTCACATCCCGCCCTGTGGATCTCTGGCTCACTTCTTCTCTTGTCAGTCGTTTTGGCGGCCTACATGTTCAG GTACAAGGACAGATTAATGTCTAAACTCCACCGTGTGAGTGTCGTCGTCCGGTCAGGTGACTCATCTCAGCCTCCACCACCCACCCCTGTTGCCCCGGAGGGCCAGGCCCTGGTGACCTTTATGCCTCTGTGTTACAATGACTCACCGCCAAGTGAAGCAGgcgaaggggaagaagaaaatgaggaagagcagaggatgACGGACAAAATAGAAGCCATGCACTTCAACAACACAAGTTATTTCTTGACCCAGAGGGAGTGA
- the LOC118307991 gene encoding RIIa domain-containing protein 1, which translates to MAGEGASERLDLGVLSEEQQEKLRRFKIKTRIDNEKYLRSHPEVEVLIGDFLRNMLLKRPTDIREFAAEHFNDPSLHSTIDSEKEENSVIE; encoded by the exons ATGGCGGGAGAAGGCGCCTCGGAGAGACTGGACCTCGGAGTTCTGAgcgaagagcagcaggagaaactGCGACGGTTCAAG ATCAAGACGAGGATCGACAACGAGAAGTATCTGAGGTCGCATCCCGAGGTGGAGGTGTTGATCGGAGACTTCCTCAG AAATATGCTTCTCAAAAGGCCCACTGACATCAGGGAGTTTGCTGCAG AACACTTCAACGACCCGAGCCTCCATTCGACCATTGACTCCGAAAAGGAGGAGAACAGTGTCATTGAGTAA